A single genomic interval of Lentimicrobium saccharophilum harbors:
- the frr gene encoding ribosome recycling factor encodes MNEEVRFILDETEESMQGAISHLEKEFHKIRAGKASPAMLEGVRVDYYGTLSPIDQISNINTPDPRQIIVQPWEKNMLGPIEKAILAANLGFNPQNNGEVLRIAVPPLTEERRKDLVKKAKAEVENAKVTVRNLRRSAIDAGKKLEKEGVPEDEIKQLEKDIQTLTDKFSAKIDKLFELKEKDIMTV; translated from the coding sequence ATGAACGAAGAAGTCAGATTTATACTGGATGAAACAGAAGAGAGCATGCAGGGGGCCATCAGCCACCTCGAAAAGGAATTTCACAAAATCCGCGCCGGGAAAGCCAGTCCCGCCATGCTCGAAGGTGTCAGGGTAGATTATTACGGAACCTTGTCGCCCATCGATCAGATATCAAACATCAACACCCCGGACCCCAGACAGATCATCGTTCAACCGTGGGAAAAAAATATGCTGGGACCCATTGAAAAAGCCATTCTGGCCGCTAACCTGGGCTTTAACCCCCAAAACAACGGGGAAGTGCTTCGCATTGCCGTCCCCCCGCTTACCGAGGAGCGCCGCAAGGACCTGGTGAAAAAAGCCAAAGCAGAAGTTGAAAATGCAAAGGTTACCGTGAGAAATCTCCGCAGGTCAGCCATAGATGCCGGAAAAAAACTCGAAAAAGAAGGAGTCCCCGAAGACGAGATCAAACAACTTGAAAAGGATATCCAGACTTTGACCGATAAATTCTCGGCTAAAATTGACAAACTCTTCGAACTGAAAGAAAAGGATATTATGACCGTATAA
- the pyrH gene encoding UMP kinase yields MKYKRILLKLSGEALMGKQQHGIDPERLSMYAGEISSVASQGVQVGIVIGGGNIFRGLQGAAKGMDRVQGDYMGMLATVINSMALQAELEKHGMKTCLLSGIAIDPIAEAMSRRRAIEALNGGNIVIIASGTGNPFFTTDSAAALRAVEIEADVIMKGTRVDGVYTADPEKNPDAEKFDTISFTEVYERGLNIMDLTAITLCRENRLPILVFNMNIKGNLQKIIAGEPVGTLVKG; encoded by the coding sequence ATGAAATACAAACGGATTCTTTTAAAATTAAGCGGTGAAGCCCTGATGGGTAAACAGCAGCACGGCATTGACCCTGAAAGGCTGTCGATGTATGCCGGAGAAATCAGTTCGGTTGCCAGTCAGGGTGTTCAGGTAGGCATCGTAATCGGCGGAGGCAACATTTTCAGGGGGTTGCAGGGTGCTGCCAAAGGTATGGACCGCGTACAGGGCGATTATATGGGCATGCTTGCCACGGTTATCAACAGCATGGCGCTTCAGGCCGAACTGGAAAAACACGGCATGAAAACATGTTTGCTTTCGGGGATTGCCATTGATCCCATTGCAGAGGCTATGAGCCGCCGAAGGGCCATCGAAGCCCTGAACGGGGGAAATATCGTGATTATCGCCTCCGGTACAGGAAATCCGTTCTTTACCACCGATTCGGCTGCAGCGCTCCGCGCGGTAGAGATAGAGGCTGACGTGATTATGAAAGGCACCCGTGTTGATGGTGTTTATACGGCAGATCCCGAGAAAAATCCGGATGCAGAGAAATTTGACACCATCTCCTTTACCGAAGTCTACGAGAGGGGACTGAATATCATGGACCTCACCGCCATCACCCTGTGCCGCGAGAACAGGCTTCCCATCCTGGTTTTCAACATGAATATCAAGGGAAACCTTCAAAAAATCATCGCCGGTGAGCCGGTCGGCACCCTTGTAAAGGGATAA
- a CDS encoding M28 family peptidase, whose translation MKKISTLLFALTLFGFSSPVSMKAQLAYSPFLDSLIQLADHQSILLLTRQLAGDTTVLIDGIPTTIISRHYNNPNNSKAADFIFDKFTEYGYTPEVHTFSNGRGENIIATKTGTKYPDKEFIICGHYDNMPSGSVAPGADDNASGTVAVLEAARLLAPFDAEYTIRFAAWDEEEIGLVGSYAYAQRAANQGQQILGVLNLDMIAWDSDNDYTYSIATNTLSQGFTNDFLRTTAYYQPQLNHNYYYTTASDHASFWQFDYPAMLAIEDWYDFNEYYHTPGDDIDILNMPYYVAFVRASIANIAAQGWDHRFYFHHDPVVSGNSVEEREAVLIVEGSHPVDILNYPPRLYYSGNGSGFDFVTPYEVSGDTLRFMIPGFAFGTEVSYYFAVQDSLGRLTASYPAGGLGINPPGTQAPESFFVYVIDNIFSANTCSTTTPVEIIDYQNTYDLITVESTGTVMDVDVNLDITHTRTGELRLILTGPDGTVSMLSDRNGGNGDNYTNTTFDDQAEMMITEGTPPFTGRFRPEMALSAFNGKTVSGDWQIRINDGGAGNTGTLNNWCLHILYLDPTTGLTLNGSAEDEYLGQNYPNPAKGTTTIEFKLKQPSDVQLIIYNMLGQPVAQLANDYFNAGNHLIVAGLNQLTPGRYFYQLKTDRFSKVMPMVIIR comes from the coding sequence ATGAAGAAAATCTCTACCCTGCTTTTTGCCCTGACTTTGTTCGGGTTCAGTTCGCCCGTCAGCATGAAAGCCCAGCTTGCTTACAGTCCTTTTCTTGATTCGCTTATCCAGCTGGCCGACCATCAGTCGATCCTGTTGCTGACCAGGCAGCTGGCAGGAGATACAACCGTCTTAATCGACGGCATACCCACCACCATCATTTCGCGACATTACAACAATCCGAACAACAGCAAGGCAGCCGACTTTATCTTCGATAAGTTCACTGAATACGGCTACACCCCTGAAGTCCACACTTTCAGCAACGGTCGGGGAGAAAATATCATCGCCACAAAAACCGGGACGAAATATCCGGACAAGGAATTCATTATCTGCGGGCATTATGACAATATGCCATCAGGATCTGTTGCACCCGGCGCCGATGACAACGCCTCCGGTACGGTAGCCGTGCTGGAAGCAGCCCGCCTGCTGGCGCCGTTCGACGCTGAATATACCATACGCTTTGCGGCCTGGGACGAAGAAGAGATCGGACTTGTGGGCAGTTATGCCTATGCCCAGCGTGCGGCCAACCAGGGTCAGCAGATCCTCGGGGTGCTGAACCTGGATATGATTGCCTGGGATTCGGACAATGACTATACGTATTCGATTGCAACCAATACCCTTTCCCAGGGATTTACCAATGATTTTCTCAGGACCACTGCATACTACCAGCCCCAGCTGAATCATAACTATTATTATACTACGGCCAGCGACCATGCCTCTTTCTGGCAATTTGACTATCCGGCCATGCTGGCCATTGAAGACTGGTACGATTTCAATGAATACTATCACACCCCCGGCGACGACATCGACATCCTCAACATGCCTTATTACGTTGCTTTTGTCAGGGCTTCCATTGCCAATATTGCAGCGCAGGGATGGGATCACCGATTTTATTTTCATCATGATCCGGTAGTTTCGGGAAACTCTGTGGAAGAGCGCGAAGCGGTGCTTATTGTAGAAGGCTCGCATCCGGTGGATATTCTCAATTATCCTCCGCGGTTATACTACTCAGGAAACGGTTCCGGCTTCGATTTTGTCACTCCTTATGAAGTGAGCGGTGACACCCTTCGCTTTATGATTCCCGGTTTTGCATTCGGAACAGAAGTAAGCTATTATTTTGCTGTCCAGGATTCTCTGGGAAGGCTTACAGCCTCCTACCCTGCCGGAGGGCTTGGCATTAACCCTCCGGGAACCCAGGCACCCGAATCTTTCTTCGTTTATGTGATCGACAACATTTTCTCCGCAAATACCTGCTCAACTACCACCCCGGTTGAAATCATTGACTACCAGAACACCTACGACCTGATAACGGTGGAATCCACCGGCACGGTGATGGATGTGGATGTGAACCTTGACATAACGCATACCCGTACAGGAGAGCTACGGCTGATTCTTACCGGGCCCGATGGCACGGTATCCATGCTGAGCGACCGCAATGGCGGAAACGGGGACAATTATACCAACACCACTTTCGACGATCAGGCCGAGATGATGATTACTGAAGGTACGCCGCCTTTCACCGGCCGGTTCCGCCCGGAGATGGCCCTGAGCGCCTTCAACGGGAAAACAGTTTCGGGCGACTGGCAAATCCGTATCAATGACGGAGGAGCAGGGAATACCGGAACGCTCAACAACTGGTGTCTGCATATCTTATACCTTGATCCCACAACCGGGCTTACGCTGAACGGGAGTGCTGAAGACGAATATCTCGGGCAGAATTACCCCAATCCCGCCAAAGGAACAACCACCATTGAGTTTAAGCTGAAGCAGCCCTCGGATGTTCAGCTGATTATATACAATATGCTCGGACAACCGGTAGCGCAGCTGGCAAACGATTATTTCAACGCCGGAAACCACCTGATTGTGGCCGGCCTGAATCAACTGACGCCTGGTCGCTATTTTTATCAACTGAAAACCGACCGGTTCAGCAAAGTGATGCCCATGGTCATTATCCGATAA
- the secA gene encoding preprotein translocase subunit SecA, giving the protein MLSFLKKFLGTKSEKDIREITPILNKIKEIYPEIEKLSNDALRARTEGFRKRIAEAVSGKEQQIAGIREKIEAEPDMDMDEKERLYEQIDQLEKEAYQITQEVLNDILPEAFAVMKDTARRFKENEVIEVTATQNDRDLAALKAHIEITGDKAYFHNRWTAGGNLLTWDMVHYDVQLIGGIVLHQGKISEMATGEGKTLVATLPVYLNALPGKGVHVVTVNDYLAKRDSEWMGVLYEFHGLKVDTIDKHEPNSEARRNAYLADITFGTNNEFGFDYLRDNMTRNPEEMVQRPHNYAIVDEVDSVLIDDARTPLIISGPTPRGDNQEFEQLKPEIKKLYEAQRNLVTKLLAEAKSLLSDGASPDNEKKGGEQLFRSYRGLPKNKALIKFLSEPGMRALMQKTENFYMQEQSKNMHIIDDELFFVIDEKNNTVELTEKGIDLITTSYEDPKFYILPDIGAEIAELEKSGLKEDEKLEKKNELMRDYSVKSERVHTVNQLLKAYTLFEKDVEYVVMDNKIKIVDEQTGRILEGRRYSDGLHQAIEAKESVKVEAATQTYATVTLQNYFRMYKKLAGMTGTAETEAGELWDIYKLDVVVIPTNRKVIRDDREDLVYKTKREKFNAVADEIVDLINKGRPVLVGTTSVETSELLSRMLTLRKIKHNVLNAKLHQKEADIVAEAGQAGTVTIATNMAGRGTDIKLGKGVKEAGGLAIIGTERHESRRVDRQLRGRSGRQGDPGSSQFFVSLEDDLMRMFGSERIAKIMDRLGLKEGEVIQHSMITKSIERAQKKVEENNFGIRKRLLEYDDVMNSQREVIYRKRRHALYGERLAVDVSNMLYDVCESIVASHQEDRDYEGYRMSLLKTLATEPGISEDEFLSRNKQNITEELFDRVYSNYRTKCEHLAQRAYPVIKDVFENHPRYENIAIPITDGIKSMQVVANLKKAYLDKGREITLAIEKGVTLGVIDDAWKDHLREMDELRSSVQNATYEQKDPLLIYKFESFELFKTLIQKVNRDITSFIIKANLPVQEPSQVKEAHLPRRSDNSRLKEERTDMLSQAGRTSQPQVTAPVRVEKKVGRNDPCPCGSGKKYKNCHGQNE; this is encoded by the coding sequence ATGCTTTCATTTCTTAAGAAATTCCTCGGCACCAAATCCGAAAAAGACATCAGGGAAATCACCCCTATCCTCAATAAGATAAAGGAAATATACCCCGAAATAGAAAAACTCAGCAACGATGCACTCCGCGCCAGAACTGAAGGTTTCAGAAAGCGCATTGCCGAGGCAGTCTCAGGAAAAGAGCAGCAGATCGCCGGTATCCGTGAAAAGATAGAAGCCGAACCTGATATGGATATGGACGAAAAGGAGCGGTTGTATGAACAGATTGATCAGCTGGAGAAGGAAGCATATCAGATCACCCAGGAGGTTTTGAACGACATCCTTCCCGAAGCTTTCGCTGTGATGAAAGACACAGCCCGGCGTTTTAAGGAAAACGAGGTGATTGAAGTTACCGCCACGCAGAATGACCGCGACCTGGCTGCCCTGAAAGCCCATATTGAAATAACGGGCGACAAGGCTTACTTCCATAACCGCTGGACTGCCGGCGGAAACCTGCTCACCTGGGACATGGTACACTATGATGTTCAGCTTATCGGCGGTATTGTGCTGCATCAGGGAAAGATCTCCGAAATGGCTACCGGTGAAGGAAAAACACTGGTCGCCACCCTGCCGGTTTATCTGAATGCACTGCCCGGCAAAGGCGTGCACGTGGTTACGGTGAACGATTACCTTGCCAAACGTGACTCGGAATGGATGGGGGTGCTTTATGAATTTCACGGCCTTAAAGTGGACACCATCGACAAGCATGAGCCCAACTCTGAAGCCCGTCGAAACGCCTACCTTGCCGACATTACTTTCGGGACCAACAACGAATTCGGATTTGACTACCTGCGCGACAACATGACCCGCAATCCCGAGGAGATGGTGCAACGCCCGCACAATTATGCCATTGTGGATGAGGTTGACTCCGTGCTGATTGACGATGCACGTACCCCCCTGATTATTTCGGGGCCTACCCCAAGGGGAGACAATCAGGAATTTGAACAACTTAAACCTGAAATCAAGAAGCTTTATGAAGCGCAGCGTAACCTGGTAACCAAACTGCTTGCCGAAGCCAAATCGCTGCTTTCCGATGGTGCCAGTCCCGATAATGAGAAAAAGGGCGGGGAACAGCTGTTCAGGTCCTATCGCGGACTGCCTAAAAACAAAGCGCTGATCAAATTTCTGAGTGAACCCGGCATGCGTGCCCTGATGCAGAAAACGGAAAACTTCTACATGCAGGAGCAATCCAAAAACATGCACATCATCGATGATGAACTTTTCTTCGTGATTGACGAAAAGAATAACACCGTTGAACTTACCGAAAAGGGCATCGACCTGATTACCACTTCCTATGAGGATCCGAAGTTCTATATTCTGCCTGATATCGGCGCAGAGATTGCTGAGCTGGAAAAATCAGGCCTTAAGGAAGATGAGAAGCTGGAGAAGAAAAACGAACTGATGCGCGACTATTCGGTGAAATCGGAGCGTGTTCACACCGTAAATCAGCTGCTGAAAGCCTATACCCTGTTCGAAAAGGACGTCGAATATGTGGTAATGGACAACAAGATCAAGATTGTTGACGAACAAACCGGACGTATCCTCGAGGGACGCCGTTACAGTGACGGCCTGCACCAGGCCATCGAAGCCAAAGAAAGTGTGAAGGTGGAAGCCGCTACCCAGACTTATGCTACGGTTACGCTTCAGAATTACTTCAGGATGTACAAGAAACTGGCCGGTATGACAGGTACCGCTGAAACTGAGGCCGGGGAATTGTGGGATATTTACAAACTGGATGTGGTGGTGATTCCCACCAACCGTAAGGTTATCAGGGACGACCGTGAGGACCTGGTTTACAAAACCAAACGGGAGAAATTCAACGCGGTAGCCGATGAAATTGTAGACCTCATCAACAAGGGCAGGCCGGTGCTGGTGGGAACCACCTCGGTGGAGACCTCCGAGTTGCTCAGCCGCATGCTTACCCTCCGCAAAATAAAACATAATGTACTGAACGCCAAGCTTCACCAGAAGGAAGCCGACATCGTTGCCGAGGCAGGACAGGCCGGCACGGTTACCATTGCCACCAATATGGCGGGTCGTGGTACCGACATCAAGCTGGGCAAAGGGGTAAAAGAAGCGGGCGGTCTGGCCATCATAGGTACCGAACGGCACGAGTCGCGCCGTGTTGACCGGCAGTTGCGCGGCCGTTCAGGTCGACAGGGAGACCCCGGAAGTTCACAGTTTTTTGTTTCCCTAGAAGATGACCTGATGCGCATGTTCGGATCGGAGCGCATCGCCAAGATTATGGACCGTCTGGGCCTGAAAGAAGGCGAGGTGATTCAGCATTCCATGATCACAAAATCGATCGAAAGGGCGCAGAAAAAGGTTGAGGAAAACAACTTCGGCATCCGTAAACGGCTGCTTGAATATGACGATGTGATGAACTCGCAGCGCGAAGTGATCTACCGGAAACGCCGCCATGCCCTTTACGGAGAACGTCTGGCCGTGGATGTTTCAAATATGCTTTACGATGTCTGCGAAAGCATTGTTGCCAGCCATCAGGAAGACCGCGACTATGAAGGATACCGGATGTCGTTGCTGAAAACCCTGGCTACGGAACCGGGAATTTCAGAGGATGAATTTCTCTCCCGGAATAAACAAAACATCACTGAAGAACTCTTCGACAGGGTTTATTCAAATTACCGGACCAAATGTGAACACCTCGCCCAACGTGCCTATCCGGTGATCAAGGATGTTTTCGAAAACCATCCCAGGTATGAAAATATCGCCATTCCCATCACCGATGGGATAAAATCGATGCAGGTGGTTGCCAACCTTAAGAAGGCTTACCTTGACAAGGGGCGAGAAATTACGCTGGCTATAGAGAAAGGCGTCACCCTTGGCGTGATTGACGATGCCTGGAAGGATCACCTGCGCGAGATGGACGAACTGCGCAGTTCGGTCCAGAATGCCACCTATGAGCAGAAAGATCCTCTGCTGATCTATAAATTTGAGTCGTTTGAATTGTTTAAAACCCTTATCCAAAAGGTAAACAGGGATATCACTTCCTTTATCATCAAAGCAAACCTGCCGGTACAGGAGCCCTCGCAGGTAAAAGAAGCCCATCTTCCCCGCCGTTCCGACAACAGCAGGCTGAAGGAAGAGCGCACCGATATGCTCAGCCAGGCAGGCCGTACCTCACAGCCACAGGTTACCGCGCCGGTAAGGGTGGAGAAAAAGGTAGGACGCAATGACCCCTGCCCCTGCGGCAGCGGAAAAAAATATAAAAACTGCCACGGACAAAATGAATAA
- a CDS encoding DUF2795 domain-containing protein encodes MYWTLELASKLEDAPWPATKEELIDFCIRSGAPMEVIENLQEIEDEGEVYDSIEDLWPDYPSKEDFFFHEDEY; translated from the coding sequence ATGTATTGGACTTTAGAATTAGCCTCTAAACTGGAAGATGCTCCCTGGCCGGCTACCAAAGAGGAACTGATCGACTTCTGCATCAGGTCAGGAGCGCCAATGGAAGTTATTGAAAATCTTCAGGAGATTGAAGATGAAGGAGAAGTTTACGACAGCATCGAGGACTTGTGGCCTGATTATCCTTCCAAGGAAGATTTCTTCTTTCATGAAGATGAATACTAA
- a CDS encoding cob(I)yrinic acid a,c-diamide adenosyltransferase: MDCDWKIYTRTGDKGQTSLIGGTRVPKYHERIEAYGTLDELNSYLGLIRDQGVDASIHELLLEIQDRIFTAESLLAADPAKDLRTLPKLFEEDILLLENEIDKMNESLPPISSFILPGGHPIVSHCHIARCICRRAERLTIKVVENEVSTLQGEMVIRYLNRLSDYLFVLARWFSHTLNAIETPWKART, from the coding sequence ATGGATTGCGACTGGAAAATTTATACCAGAACCGGCGATAAGGGACAAACATCACTGATCGGCGGTACCAGGGTGCCCAAGTATCATGAGCGCATTGAAGCTTATGGCACGCTTGATGAACTCAATTCCTACCTCGGACTGATCCGCGATCAGGGGGTAGATGCCAGCATTCATGAACTCCTGCTTGAGATCCAGGACAGGATTTTTACCGCGGAATCGCTGTTGGCCGCAGATCCCGCTAAAGACCTCAGAACGCTTCCAAAACTTTTTGAAGAGGATATCCTTTTGCTGGAAAATGAGATTGACAAAATGAATGAATCCCTTCCGCCTATCAGTTCGTTTATTCTGCCCGGAGGGCATCCCATTGTTTCGCACTGTCATATTGCCCGGTGTATATGCCGCAGGGCAGAACGTCTTACCATAAAAGTGGTGGAAAATGAGGTCTCAACTTTACAGGGGGAAATGGTAATCAGGTACCTTAACCGTCTGTCTGACTACCTGTTTGTACTGGCCCGCTGGTTTTCACATACGCTTAATGCCATTGAAACACCCTGGAAAGCAAGAACTTAA
- a CDS encoding ABC transporter ATP-binding protein: protein MNQEVIRLDGITRFFKVGTEVVRALRGVSLTIKRNEFVALMGPSGSGKSTLMNLLGCLDTPTSGSYWLNGKDVSKLEDNELAEIRNKEIGFVFQTFNLLPRLTALENVALPMIYAGSPKPDRLERAMQVLEDVKLTDRVKHKPNELSGGQRQRVAIARALVNKPSIILADEPTGNLDSVTSVEIMGLIEDIHKAGNTIILVTHEEDIARHAHRIIRLSDGLVASDELNSNIRTMDFYKQKVTAG from the coding sequence ATGAACCAGGAAGTTATTAGGCTTGACGGGATCACCCGTTTTTTTAAAGTAGGCACCGAAGTGGTGCGCGCCCTCAGGGGAGTGTCCCTCACCATTAAAAGAAATGAGTTTGTCGCGCTTATGGGGCCTTCAGGTTCGGGTAAATCCACCCTGATGAACCTGCTGGGCTGTCTCGACACCCCGACTTCCGGAAGCTACTGGCTCAATGGCAAGGATGTCAGCAAGCTGGAGGACAATGAACTGGCAGAGATCAGAAACAAAGAGATCGGATTTGTTTTTCAGACATTCAACCTCCTGCCCCGGCTTACCGCGCTTGAGAATGTGGCATTGCCAATGATCTATGCAGGTTCGCCCAAACCTGATCGTTTGGAACGGGCCATGCAGGTGCTTGAGGATGTAAAGCTTACCGATCGCGTGAAACACAAGCCCAACGAACTATCCGGGGGTCAGCGGCAGCGTGTGGCGATTGCCCGGGCATTGGTGAACAAACCCTCCATTATCCTGGCCGACGAGCCCACCGGTAACCTTGATTCTGTAACTTCGGTTGAAATCATGGGATTGATTGAAGATATTCACAAAGCCGGGAACACCATTATCCTGGTCACACACGAAGAAGACATTGCCCGCCACGCCCACCGGATCATCAGACTTTCTGACGGACTGGTCGCCTCCGACGAGCTCAACTCCAATATCCGGACCATGGATTTTTACAAGCAGAAAGTTACTGCCGGATGA
- a CDS encoding O-methyltransferase, with amino-acid sequence MLNKIKILFRFLTYRLKAKTKHAVHSPFVYDFICNVLEDKTVYPDYKTVEQQVIRLRRNPNSIETVDFGARKGRTGYTTKLRKVKEIAATTGIPRKYGRLLFRIVRYFKPETMLELGTSAGISTMYQAIAAPSATIKTIEGCASTAALAQESLNSAGCSNVSLVMGNFNKVLPETLGSLLKVDYAFIDGNHTYEATVNYFGEIAAKSGNDALLIFHDIHWSAEMEKAWEEIIKHPRVTVTIDLFDMGLVFFRRELSRQHFVIRF; translated from the coding sequence ATGTTGAACAAAATAAAGATACTTTTCAGATTTCTGACTTACCGACTGAAAGCCAAAACAAAACATGCGGTCCACTCCCCTTTCGTTTATGATTTTATCTGCAATGTACTGGAAGATAAAACTGTTTACCCTGACTATAAAACTGTTGAACAACAGGTAATCCGGCTGAGGCGGAATCCCAACAGCATTGAGACCGTGGATTTCGGTGCACGGAAGGGAAGGACAGGTTATACAACAAAACTGAGGAAGGTAAAGGAAATCGCAGCAACCACCGGTATCCCCCGGAAATATGGCCGGTTGCTGTTCCGCATCGTTAGGTACTTCAAACCGGAAACAATGCTGGAGCTGGGCACATCGGCAGGCATAAGCACTATGTATCAGGCCATCGCCGCACCCTCTGCCACGATTAAAACGATAGAAGGCTGTGCATCCACTGCTGCGCTTGCCCAGGAGAGCCTGAATTCGGCCGGGTGCAGCAATGTTTCGCTGGTGATGGGAAATTTCAACAAAGTATTGCCCGAAACGCTCGGGTCGCTCCTGAAGGTTGATTACGCCTTTATCGACGGAAACCATACCTACGAAGCCACCGTGAATTATTTTGGCGAAATTGCAGCGAAGTCAGGGAACGATGCACTGCTGATTTTTCACGATATTCACTGGTCGGCAGAGATGGAAAAAGCCTGGGAGGAAATTATCAAACATCCGCGTGTAACAGTCACAATTGACCTGTTTGACATGGGACTGGTATTTTTCCGCAGGGAACTGAGCCGGCAGCACTTCGTAATCCGGTTCTGA
- a CDS encoding YifB family Mg chelatase-like AAA ATPase — MLVKTFGSSIIGINAITITVEVNMDNGIQFFLVGLPDSAVKESHQRIEAALRNNGYKIPGKKIVINMAPADIRKEGSAYDLTIATGILAASEQINPATVGNYVIMGELSLDGGLQPIKGALPIAIEARRQGFKGFILPKQNAREAAIVSELEVYGAENILDVIRFFNGDASLEREIVNTREEFYAQLNEYEFDFSDVKGQENIKRALEIAAAGGHNVILIGPPGSGKTMLAKRLPSILPPLNLHEALETTKIHSVAGKMSRHASLISARPFRSPHHTISDVALVGGGSNPQPGEISLAHNGVLFLDELPEFKRTVLEVLRQPLEDRLVTVSRARLTVEYPASFMLVAAMNPCPCGFYNHPDKECVCAPGVVQKYLNKISGPLLDRIDIQVEVVPVPFRELSDVRISEKSDAIRERVVKARQIQEERYKEHKGIHANAQMSSKMLRTICRIDETGHTLLKNAMEKLSLSARAYDRILKVARTIADLDNSPDIRPDHLAEAIHYRSLDRETWGL, encoded by the coding sequence ATGCTCGTAAAAACATTCGGCAGTTCAATCATAGGCATCAATGCAATCACCATAACGGTTGAGGTGAACATGGACAACGGGATACAGTTTTTCCTGGTTGGTCTGCCCGACAGTGCCGTTAAAGAGAGTCACCAGCGGATTGAAGCCGCGTTGAGAAACAACGGGTATAAAATTCCCGGAAAAAAGATCGTCATCAATATGGCGCCGGCCGATATCCGCAAAGAGGGATCGGCCTACGACCTTACCATTGCCACAGGAATCCTGGCCGCGTCGGAGCAGATAAACCCGGCTACCGTGGGTAACTATGTAATCATGGGCGAATTGTCGCTCGACGGCGGCTTACAACCCATCAAAGGGGCGTTGCCCATTGCCATAGAGGCACGCAGGCAGGGTTTCAAAGGCTTTATCCTTCCGAAACAGAATGCACGGGAAGCGGCTATTGTGAGCGAACTTGAAGTTTACGGGGCGGAGAACATCCTGGATGTTATCCGGTTTTTCAACGGAGATGCAAGCCTTGAAAGGGAGATAGTAAATACCCGTGAAGAGTTTTATGCCCAGCTGAACGAATATGAATTTGACTTCTCGGATGTTAAAGGTCAGGAGAACATAAAGCGTGCGCTCGAAATTGCCGCTGCCGGAGGTCATAACGTAATCCTGATTGGTCCACCGGGCTCGGGTAAAACCATGCTGGCCAAGCGGCTTCCCTCCATACTGCCGCCGCTCAATCTTCATGAAGCATTGGAAACCACAAAGATACATTCTGTTGCCGGAAAAATGAGCCGCCATGCCTCCCTGATTTCGGCACGACCATTCCGCAGTCCGCACCACACCATCTCTGACGTGGCCCTGGTCGGCGGCGGGTCGAATCCCCAGCCGGGAGAAATTTCACTAGCGCACAACGGAGTGCTGTTTCTTGACGAATTGCCGGAGTTCAAGCGGACCGTCCTCGAAGTGTTGCGGCAACCGCTTGAAGACCGGCTGGTAACGGTTTCGAGGGCGAGGCTCACCGTGGAATATCCCGCAAGCTTTATGCTGGTAGCCGCCATGAACCCCTGCCCCTGCGGCTTCTACAATCATCCCGACAAGGAGTGCGTTTGCGCACCCGGGGTTGTGCAGAAATACCTTAACAAAATATCCGGCCCCCTGCTCGACCGTATAGATATACAGGTGGAAGTAGTGCCTGTGCCTTTCCGTGAACTTTCGGATGTAAGGATTTCTGAAAAAAGCGATGCAATCAGGGAAAGGGTGGTAAAAGCCAGGCAGATACAGGAAGAAAGATATAAAGAGCACAAAGGCATTCATGCCAATGCCCAGATGAGCAGTAAAATGCTGAGAACCATCTGCAGGATAGACGAAACCGGGCACACCCTGCTCAAAAATGCCATGGAAAAACTGAGCCTCTCGGCACGGGCATACGACCGCATCCTGAAGGTGGCACGCACCATCGCCGATCTTGACAACAGCCCTGACATCCGGCCCGACCATCTGGCTGAAGCCATACACTACCGCAGTCTCGACAGGGAAACCTGGGGCCTTTAG
- a CDS encoding DUF1289 domain-containing protein — MEPEKVIPEPKSPCKRVCRLDEEGMCVGCFRNLDEIANWSILTREEKLEVLRKAHLRMQLRDMKF; from the coding sequence GTGGAACCGGAAAAAGTAATCCCTGAGCCAAAATCTCCCTGCAAGCGGGTTTGCCGGCTTGATGAGGAAGGTATGTGTGTTGGCTGTTTCCGCAATCTGGATGAAATAGCCAACTGGTCCATCCTCACCAGGGAAGAAAAGCTGGAGGTGCTGCGCAAGGCCCATCTTCGTATGCAGCTCAGGGATATGAAGTTCTGA